In Desulfovulcanus ferrireducens, the genomic window TTTTTTTGAGTAAAAAATTTATCTTTGTTTTAGAGACAAGCAAAGTTGATGCCAAGATTTTAAATCGTATTTTTATATCCTAGTCTTTTCTTGACTGGGGCTTGGCGGCGATTATCATTTCCAAGTAGTTTTTGTATATGTTATCGTAAAAATGTTCCCATTAGTTTAGGTGGGGCTTCAAAAAACAGTTTTAGTTGAAGGCGTACTGGGTTTACTTGCTTTTTTAACTTTATAATTACTCAACAAACTCATCCAAGGAGGTATTGATGCCCATATATGAATATTATTGTTATGATTGTCGAAAAATTCAGGAATTAATCACTTTTCGTGTGAGCCAGGAAATTGAGGCCAAGTGTCCGCAATGTGGAGGAACAAGGATGAAAAAGCTCATTTCTCGGGCCAGGGTCAAACTTTCAGAAGAGACGCGCCTGGAAAGGTTGGCCGATCCCAGTAAATGGGGTGATTTTGATGAGAATGATCCCCGGTCCATGGCCAAAATGATCAAAAAAATGGGCTCAGAAATTGGTGAAGACTTTGACCCGGCAGAGGTTGATCAGGCCCTGGAAGAAGCAATGGGTACAGAAGGGCTTGATGATTCTGGAACAGGAGTTGCATCTGGTGACAGTGATGATGACTCTTAATAACAAGTAAACAGGAGAGGAATCGATGAAGTCCTTATTTGATGATAATATTCAACTTACAGCCAAGGTATTGGATCTGC contains:
- a CDS encoding FmdB family zinc ribbon protein, giving the protein MPIYEYYCYDCRKIQELITFRVSQEIEAKCPQCGGTRMKKLISRARVKLSEETRLERLADPSKWGDFDENDPRSMAKMIKKMGSEIGEDFDPAEVDQALEEAMGTEGLDDSGTGVASGDSDDDS